A genomic segment from Sulfuritalea hydrogenivorans sk43H encodes:
- the trxA gene encoding thioredoxin TrxA — MSEHIHHVTDSTFKAEVLDAALPTLVDFWAEWCGPCKMIAPILDEVAKDYSGKLRVAKLNIDDNPKVPGEFGIRGIPTLLLFKGGNVEAQKVGALSKSQLTAFIDSNL, encoded by the coding sequence ATGAGCGAACATATTCACCACGTCACCGACAGTACTTTCAAAGCGGAAGTGCTCGACGCAGCGCTTCCGACCCTGGTCGACTTCTGGGCCGAGTGGTGCGGCCCCTGCAAGATGATCGCCCCCATTCTCGACGAAGTGGCCAAGGATTATTCCGGCAAGCTGCGCGTGGCCAAGCTGAACATCGACGACAATCCCAAGGTTCCCGGCGAGTTCGGCATCCGCGGCATCCCGACGCTGCTGCTGTTCAAGGGCGGCAATGTCGAGGCGCAAAAGGTCGGCGCCCTGTCCAAATCGCAGCTGACCGCGTTTATTGACAGCAATCTCTGA
- the fdxA gene encoding ferredoxin FdxA — MTYVVTEACVKCKYTDCVDVCPVDCFHEGPNFLVIDPEECIDCTLCVAECPVEAIFAEDDVPAGQEHFTALNAELAKKWPVIIERKEPLADADEWAKKTDKLSLLER; from the coding sequence ATGACCTACGTTGTCACCGAAGCCTGCGTCAAATGCAAATACACGGATTGCGTGGATGTCTGCCCCGTGGATTGTTTCCATGAAGGGCCGAATTTTCTCGTCATCGATCCCGAGGAATGCATCGATTGCACTTTGTGCGTTGCCGAGTGTCCGGTCGAGGCGATTTTTGCCGAGGATGACGTGCCGGCCGGACAGGAGCACTTCACGGCACTGAATGCCGAGCTGGCGAAGAAATGGCCGGTCATCATCGAGCGCAAGGAACCCCTGGCCGATGCCGACGAATGGGCGAAGAAGACGGACAAGCTCAGCCTGCTGGAGCGCTGA
- the aroC gene encoding chorismate synthase has product MSGNTFGSLFRVTSFGESHGPAIGCVVDGCPPGMEISAAEIQLELDRRKPGTSRHVTQRRESDTVEILSGVFEGRTTGAPIGLLIRNEDQRSKDYGNIAETFRPGHADYTYWQKYGIRDHRGGGRSSARETAVRVAAGAIARKWLQQRYGVTVRGWMSRLGSIDIPWQDEAAIDTNPFFVANAEIVPQLEDYMDALRKSGDSIGAEITVVARGVPVGWGDPVYDRIDADIAYAMMGINAVKGVEIGAGFASVTQKGSEHGDELTPEGFLGNNAGGILGGISTGQDVVVRMAVKPTSSIRLPRRTINLAGEPAMIETHGRHDPCVGIRATPIAEAMLALVLIDAALHHRAQCADVECTTPRIPARPIVK; this is encoded by the coding sequence ATGTCGGGCAATACTTTCGGTTCTCTTTTCCGCGTCACTTCATTCGGTGAATCCCACGGTCCGGCGATCGGCTGCGTAGTCGACGGCTGCCCGCCGGGCATGGAAATCTCGGCAGCGGAAATCCAGCTGGAACTGGACCGGCGCAAGCCGGGAACCTCGCGCCATGTCACCCAGCGCCGCGAATCGGACACGGTCGAGATACTCTCCGGCGTTTTCGAAGGCCGTACCACCGGCGCGCCGATCGGCCTCCTGATCCGCAACGAGGATCAGCGCAGCAAGGACTACGGCAATATTGCCGAAACCTTCCGTCCCGGCCATGCCGACTACACCTACTGGCAGAAATACGGCATCCGCGATCATCGCGGCGGCGGCCGTTCCTCGGCACGCGAGACGGCGGTGCGGGTTGCCGCCGGCGCCATCGCCAGGAAGTGGCTGCAACAGCGCTACGGCGTGACGGTGCGAGGCTGGATGAGCCGGTTGGGCAGCATCGATATTCCGTGGCAGGACGAAGCCGCGATCGACACAAATCCGTTCTTCGTCGCCAATGCCGAAATTGTTCCGCAGCTGGAGGACTACATGGACGCCCTGCGCAAATCGGGCGATTCCATCGGCGCGGAAATAACCGTGGTGGCGCGTGGGGTGCCGGTCGGCTGGGGCGACCCGGTGTATGACCGCATCGATGCCGACATCGCCTACGCCATGATGGGCATCAATGCCGTCAAGGGCGTCGAAATCGGCGCCGGCTTCGCTTCGGTGACGCAAAAGGGCAGCGAACACGGCGACGAACTGACGCCCGAGGGTTTCCTCGGCAACAATGCGGGCGGAATACTGGGCGGCATCTCGACCGGGCAGGACGTGGTGGTGCGGATGGCGGTGAAGCCGACCTCGAGCATTCGCCTGCCGCGGCGGACCATCAATCTCGCGGGCGAACCGGCAATGATCGAAACCCACGGCCGCCACGATCCCTGTGTCGGCATTCGCGCCACGCCGATTGCCGAAGCCATGCTGGCGCTGGTGCTGATCGACGCCGCCCTGCA